In the genome of Cryptomeria japonica chromosome 8, Sugi_1.0, whole genome shotgun sequence, one region contains:
- the LOC131030763 gene encoding monooxygenase 2-like: MAHVQSSNKILIAGGGIAGLATALTLHRLGLKSVTVLEQASSLRVTGASLTIWDNGWRALDALGVGESLRRKHTQLKRIDTLSTTSSLTKSIDLQDRDVRCVLRKELLQTLAQALPANTIRFGSKISAIHQRQDNSSIATLDDGSQISPKVIIGCDGVNSTVAKWLGFGSPKLAGRSTFLGLGSFPQGHHFEPTTFQIWGDGLRAGFAPCNERDALWFLTRKSLPRDAKISYDANILQEEAQQLAEGLGS; encoded by the exons ATGGCACATGTACAGAGCAGCAACAAAATTTTAATTGCAGGCGGTGGCATTGCTGGCTTAGCCACTGCACTTACTCTTCATAG ACTAGGATTGAAAAGTGTAACTGTGCTGGAACAAGCAAGCTCACTGCGAGTGACAGGTGCCTCTCTCACCATCTGGGACAACGGCTGGAGAGCTCTTGATGCTCTCGGCGTGGGAGAGAGTCTTCGCCGCAAGCACACACAATTAAAGAG AATTGACACGCTATCTACAACCAGCAGCCTCACCAAGAGTATCGATCTGCAAGACCGTGATGTGCGCTGCGTGCTACGTAAAGAGCTTCTCCAAACCCTGGCTCAAGCACTGCCGGCAAATACTATTCGATTCGGCTCAAAGATTTCTGCAATTCACCAAAGGCAAGACAACTCAAGCATTGCAACGCTCGATGATGGAAGCCAGATTTCGCCAAAG GTTATTATAGGATGCGATGGAGTTAATTCGACGGTGGCAAAGTGGCTAGGGTTTGGATCCCCAAAATTGGCTGGACGCTCTACGTTTCTAGGGTTAGGGAGTTTTCCGCAGGGCCACCATTTTGAGCCAACGACGTTCCAGATTTGGGGAGACGGATTAAGGGCGGGCTTCGCTCCTTGCAATGAAAGGGACGCTTTGTGGTTCTTGACTCGGAAGAGCCTTCCTCGAG ATGCAAAAATCTCATATGATGCAAATATCCTTCAAGAAGAAGCACAACAGTTAGCAGAAGGTCTTGGGAGCTAA
- the LOC131857496 gene encoding monooxygenase 2-like: protein MEVIKRSVPSSISLAILKYRYLWPFIAGKAHKGNVTVAGDAMHPMTPDLGQGGALALEDSIILGKCLAEVDLDKSLEIEVALNKYVEKRKGRVFGMGVGSSISGIVQSGSWWLPKLIREKVVFNKLSPKMLRHTEYDCGTLPTLS, encoded by the coding sequence ATGGAGGTTATAAAGAGATCAGTTCCTAGTAGTATAAGCCTAGCCATTTTGAAGTATCGCTACCTTTGGCCATTTATAGCAGGTAAAGCACATAAAGGTAATGTGACTGTGGCGGGAGATGCGATGCATCCGATGACTCCTGACTTGGGGCAGGGCGGGGCTTTGGCTCTCGAGGACTCAATAATATTGGGGAAATGCTTGGCAGAAGTAGATTTGGATAAATCACTTGAGATTGAGGTGGCATTGAATAAATATGTagaaaagaggaaagggagagtTTTTGGAATGGGGGTGGGATCCTCTATTTCGGGAATTGTGCAAAGTGGAAGTTGGTGGTTGCCGAAGCTCATTAGGGAGAAAGTTGTCTTCAATAAACTTTCACCCAAGATGCTTCGTCATACAGAGTATGATTGTGGCACTCTTCCAACCCTTTCTTAA